A section of the Carya illinoinensis cultivar Pawnee chromosome 12, C.illinoinensisPawnee_v1, whole genome shotgun sequence genome encodes:
- the LOC122289494 gene encoding uncharacterized protein At4g10930 isoform X2 encodes MVLARMASPSLQAVICLDGDGCKIRSGSVTIEGDSNLDTSIACDSCDIWYHAFCVGFDSEATSESTWLCPRCVPQESGVVLTQRPNNEHCPEDANCENFVEDAFAGKVSISVADAGETAVVISMVGENQWTEEPNENFLSTVKVEKDLKTETFISPSDAISHKAEIPSMEKTIIQPIFEAKELELSLSHDPSFSLPSNSLVISQLKTSSAVKAMKEQSSFHGIENTSRKLTSESCIGNRQSEDESAIGLHLGLSVGAFLSVDDIKNDGIGDQVAEDVQRQIPSEKSLAKDANENATMVGVKRKSIYCSEHESTSIDGNPKPKIVTEVSRKKIKAEGRIEEVPTEENGDASVLANSKSCPNPIVVPKDERLKHHQDEDDFASDIMSIVQGTNHRLSKEIACPNPPDKSLIERENTAGLRVKKIMRRASEDKESSMAVQKLRREIREAVREKSAKDFGESLFDPKLLAAFRAAVAGPKTEPVKKLAPSAVKSKKSMLQKGKVRENLTKKIYGTSSGRRKRAWDRDCEVEFWKHRCMRATKPEKIETLKSVLGLLRKSADDSDQGFESQATNSILSRLYLADTSVFPRKDNLKPLSALKAVGNSEQNKEQPTSADTCSKASPDGSTKCTESNKIVSKAGVSSFGIRESKNNPPISKSDVASAPGKVTLSTRPAGSSISALCDSKGSSTQKQQLVKSDGVKSDKRKWALEVLARKAAVASMNTSNELQEDNAVLRGNYPLLAQLPAEMRPVLAPSHHNKIPLPVRQTQLHRLTEYFLRKANLPVIRRTAETEFAVADAINIEKEVADRSNSKIVYLNLCSQEMLHHSDNSKSSRATEAYTSPSAEAPIKESDQATNQISTDPVILDALRSAGLVSDSPPNSPQSEKEVLNKNDPSIREEGPDDVFDMDSCPELDIYGDFEYDLDDEDYIGASTTKVSKLPPEEGASKMKVVFSTLNSEKLNSGTDIDDHGKPGNFEAPKDSTLPQNHSDAGISSTTEGETDNSCVPSEPFSSENGEELSVVECEELYGPDKEPLIKKFPEVASRKIYGQVNAVTKNKDPVENENNMSNKVVNAKNMFVATVGPNSSGGEHSPNQFQTGENVEIKEKKSSTETSKRPDSFNHVFKKVEAYIKEHIRPLCKSGVITTEQYRWAVTRTTDKVMRYHCKAKNANFLVKEGEKVKKLAEQYVEAAQQKEKSDSL; translated from the exons ATGGTGTTAGCCCGTATGGCATCACCCTCGCTACAG GCAGTTATTTGCTTGGATGGAGATGGCTGCAAAATTCGAAGTGGATCAGTGACTATTGAGGGAGATTCCAATCTTGATACATCAATTGCTTGTGATTCATGTGATATTTG GTATCATGCTTTTTGTGTCGGATTTGATTCTGAAGCCACATCTGAGAGTACCTGGCTGTGCCCAAG ATGTGTGCCACAAGAATCAGGTGTGGTTTTGACTCAGAGACCTAACAATGAGCATTGCCCAGAAGATGCTAATTGTGAAAATTTTGTTGAGGATGCTTTTGCTGGAAAGGTGTCCATTTCTGTTGCTGATGCTGGAGAGACAGCTGTTGTGATCTCAATGGTTGGTGAAAATCAGTGGACTGAAGAACCAAATGAGAACTTTCTGTCAACTGTCAAAGTCGAAAAGGACTTGAAAACTGAAACATTTATATCGCCTTCTGATGCCATTAGTCATAAGGCGGAAATCCCATCGATGGAGAAGACTATCATTCAACCAATCTTTGAGGCAAAGGAGCTGGAACTGTCCTTATCACATGATCCATCCTTCAGTTTGCCTTCTAATTCCCTGGTGATTAGTCAGTTGAAGACAAGTTCTGCTGTCAAAGCAATGAAGGAACAAAGTAGCTTTCATGGCATTGAAAATACTTCAAGAAAGCTGACTAGTGAATCCTGTATTGGAAACAGGCAGTCTGAAGATGAATCCGCTATAGGCCTTCATCTTGGATTATCTGTAGGCGCTTTTTTGTCTG TTGATGACATAAAGAATGATGGAATTGGAGATCAAGTCGCTGAAGATGTCCAACGGCAAATCCCTTCAGAAAAATCTTTGGCAAAAG ATGCTAATGAGAATGCTACCATGGTTGGTGTAAAGAGAAAGTCTATTTATTGCAG TGAGCACGAGTCTACTAGTATTGATGGAAATCCCAAACCAAAGATTGTGACTGAAGTttctagaaagaaaattaaagctGAAGGGCGGATTGAGGAGGTGCCTACAGAGGAGAACGGCGATGCTTCTGTGCTGGCTAATTCTAAGAGCTGCCCAAACCCAATAGTAGTTCCCAAAGATGAAAGGTTGAAACATCATCAAGATGAGGATGATTTTGCTTCTGATATAATGAGCATAGTTCAAGGGACAAACCATAGACTTTCCAAGGAGATTGCATGCCCAAATCCTCCCGATAAATCATTGATAGAGCGAGAAAACACAGCTGGCTTGCGAGTCAAAAAGATAATGAGGAGAGCTTCTGAAGACAAGGAGTCATCCATGGCAGTTCAAAAACTAAGGAGAGAAATCAGAGAAGCTGTCCGTGAAAAATCTGCGAAAGATTTTGGGGAAAGCCTTTTTGATCCAAAGCTTCTTGCTGCTTTTAGGGCTGCTGTAGCAGGACCTAAAACTGAACCTGTTAAGAAGTTGGCACCTTCAGCTGTAAAGTCCAAGAAGTCAATGCTACAGAAGGGAAAAGTGCGGGAAAATCTAACAAAGAAAATTTATGGAACATCCAGTGGAAGACGAAAACGTGCATGGGATAGGGACTGtgaagttgagttttggaagcATCGCTGCATGAGAGCTACAAAGCCTGAAAAGATTGAGACTTTGAAGTCAGTTCTTGGCCTCCTAAGAAAGAGTGCGGATGACTCAGATCAGGGGTTTGAATCACAGGCCACAAATTCAATTCTTTCCAGGTTGTATTTAGCTGATACATCTGTATTCCCTAGAAAGGATAACCTCAAGCCTCTTTCAGCTCTTAAAGCTGTTGGTAATTCAGAGCAGAATAAAGAACAGCCCACTTCTGCAGACACCTGTTCAAAGGCATCTCCTGATGGTAGTACTAAATGCACAGAATCAAACAAAATTGTGTCAAAGGCCGGGGTTTCTTCATTTGGAATTAGAGAAAGTAAGAATAATCCCCCAATTTCAAAGAGCGATGTTGCTTCTGCTCCTGGTAAAGTAACTTTAAGCACACGCCCAGCAGGGTCATCCATTTCTGCACTATGTGATTCTAAAGGTAGTAGTACTCAGAAGCAGCAGCTGGTTAAATCTGACGGTGTAAAGAGTGACAAAAGAAAATGGGCCCTGGAGGTCCTTGCTAGGAAAGCAGCTGTAGCAAGCATGAACACCAGCAATGAATTACAGGAAGACAATGCAGTGCTTAGGGGAAATTATCCCTTACTA GCTCAATTACCAGCCGAAATGAGACCAGTACTGGCACCTAGTCACCATAATAAAATCCCCTTACCCGTGAGGCAG ACACAACTTCACCGACTCACCGAGTACTTCTTGAGGAAAGCAAATTTGCCTGTTATTCGCAGAACTGCAGAAACAGAATTCGCAGTTGCAGATGCAATTAATATTGAAAAAGAGGTTGCCGATAGGTCAAACAGCAAAATAGTATACCTGAATTTATGTTCCCAGGAGATGTTGCATCATTCAGATAACAGCAAGTCCAGTAGAGCCACAGAAGCTTATACTTCACCCTCAGCAGAGGCTCCCATCAAAGAATCGGACCAAGCTACCAATCAAATATCAACTGATCCTGTAATCTTAGATGCACTGAGAAGTGCAGGCCTTGTGTCTGATTCTCCTCCAAATAGTCCACAATCAGAGAAGGAAGTCCTCAATAAAAATGATCCCTCAATAAGGGAGGAAGGGCCAGATGATGTATTTGATATGGATTCTTGTCCAGAACTGGATATTTATGGGGATTTTGAGTATGATTTGGATGATGAAGACTACATTGGTGCCAGTACAACAAAAGTCTCTAAGCTACCACCAGAAGAAGGTGCTTCAAAaatgaaagtggttttctctaCTCTGAACTCTGAAAAGTTGAATAGTGGTACAGATATTGACGATCATGGAAAACCAGGGAATTTTGAAGCACCAAAGGACTCTACCCTGCCCCAGAACCATAGTGATGCGGGCATCAGCTCTACCACGGAGGGTGAGACTGACAATTCTTGTGTTCCTTCAGAACCCTTTTCAAGTGAAAACGGTGAAGAACTTTCAGTTGTAGAATGTGAAGAGTTATATGGCCCAGACAAAGAACCCCTCATTAAAAAATTTCCAGAAGTGGCATCAAGAAAGATATATGGACAGGTTAATGCAGTCACCAAAAACAAAGATCctgtagaaaatgaaaataacatgTCAAATAAGGTGGTAAATGCAAAGAACATGTTTGTTGCAACTGTTGGTCCCAACTCTTCTGGTGGGGAACATTCACCCAACCAATTTCAAACGGGGGAAAATGTCGAAATCAAGGAGAAGAAATCTAGCACCGAGACTAGCAAGCGGCCTGATAGCTTCAATCATGTATTCAAGAAG GTGGAAGCCTACATCAAAGAACACATCAGGCCACTGTGCAAAAGTGGCGTGATAACGACGGAACAATATAGGTGGGCAGTGACAAGAACTACAGATAAAGTTATGAGATACCACTGCAAAGCCAAGAATGCAAATTTTCTCGTCAAGGAAGGAGAGAAGGTGAAGAAACTGGCAGAGCAGTATGTTGAGGCAGCCcagcaaaaggaaaaaagtgaTTCTTTGTAA
- the LOC122289494 gene encoding uncharacterized protein At4g10930 isoform X1: MEMDLDARGIPEEDTFEVDDDIITNIDNSNFEGEGCGICMDVVIDRGVLDCCQHWFCFACIDNWATITNLCPLCQNEFQLITCVPVYDTIGSNKVEEDSFSRDDDWCIEEKNNMLSFPSYYIDENAVICLDGDGCKIRSGSVTIEGDSNLDTSIACDSCDIWYHAFCVGFDSEATSESTWLCPRCVPQESGVVLTQRPNNEHCPEDANCENFVEDAFAGKVSISVADAGETAVVISMVGENQWTEEPNENFLSTVKVEKDLKTETFISPSDAISHKAEIPSMEKTIIQPIFEAKELELSLSHDPSFSLPSNSLVISQLKTSSAVKAMKEQSSFHGIENTSRKLTSESCIGNRQSEDESAIGLHLGLSVGAFLSVDDIKNDGIGDQVAEDVQRQIPSEKSLAKDANENATMVGVKRKSIYCSEHESTSIDGNPKPKIVTEVSRKKIKAEGRIEEVPTEENGDASVLANSKSCPNPIVVPKDERLKHHQDEDDFASDIMSIVQGTNHRLSKEIACPNPPDKSLIERENTAGLRVKKIMRRASEDKESSMAVQKLRREIREAVREKSAKDFGESLFDPKLLAAFRAAVAGPKTEPVKKLAPSAVKSKKSMLQKGKVRENLTKKIYGTSSGRRKRAWDRDCEVEFWKHRCMRATKPEKIETLKSVLGLLRKSADDSDQGFESQATNSILSRLYLADTSVFPRKDNLKPLSALKAVGNSEQNKEQPTSADTCSKASPDGSTKCTESNKIVSKAGVSSFGIRESKNNPPISKSDVASAPGKVTLSTRPAGSSISALCDSKGSSTQKQQLVKSDGVKSDKRKWALEVLARKAAVASMNTSNELQEDNAVLRGNYPLLAQLPAEMRPVLAPSHHNKIPLPVRQTQLHRLTEYFLRKANLPVIRRTAETEFAVADAINIEKEVADRSNSKIVYLNLCSQEMLHHSDNSKSSRATEAYTSPSAEAPIKESDQATNQISTDPVILDALRSAGLVSDSPPNSPQSEKEVLNKNDPSIREEGPDDVFDMDSCPELDIYGDFEYDLDDEDYIGASTTKVSKLPPEEGASKMKVVFSTLNSEKLNSGTDIDDHGKPGNFEAPKDSTLPQNHSDAGISSTTEGETDNSCVPSEPFSSENGEELSVVECEELYGPDKEPLIKKFPEVASRKIYGQVNAVTKNKDPVENENNMSNKVVNAKNMFVATVGPNSSGGEHSPNQFQTGENVEIKEKKSSTETSKRPDSFNHVFKKVEAYIKEHIRPLCKSGVITTEQYRWAVTRTTDKVMRYHCKAKNANFLVKEGEKVKKLAEQYVEAAQQKEKSDSL; this comes from the exons ATGGAGATGGATTTGGATGCAAGAGGCATTCCGGAAGAAGATACCTTTGAAGTTGATGATGATATTATCACTAATATT GATAATTCCAATTTTGAAGGTGAAGGGTGTGGGATATGCATGGATGTTGTCATTGATAGGGGGGTTCTAGACTGCTGCCAGCACTG GTTTTGTTTTGCATGCATTGACAACTGGGCTACCATCACAAACCTTTGTCCGCTTTGCCagaatgaatttcaattgaTCACATGCGTCCCG GTATATGATACTATTGGTAGCAACAAAGTTGAAGAGGACTCATTTTCCAG AGATGATGATTGGTGCATTGAAGAGAAGAATAATATGCTCTCTTTTCCATCGTATTATATTGATGAAAAT GCAGTTATTTGCTTGGATGGAGATGGCTGCAAAATTCGAAGTGGATCAGTGACTATTGAGGGAGATTCCAATCTTGATACATCAATTGCTTGTGATTCATGTGATATTTG GTATCATGCTTTTTGTGTCGGATTTGATTCTGAAGCCACATCTGAGAGTACCTGGCTGTGCCCAAG ATGTGTGCCACAAGAATCAGGTGTGGTTTTGACTCAGAGACCTAACAATGAGCATTGCCCAGAAGATGCTAATTGTGAAAATTTTGTTGAGGATGCTTTTGCTGGAAAGGTGTCCATTTCTGTTGCTGATGCTGGAGAGACAGCTGTTGTGATCTCAATGGTTGGTGAAAATCAGTGGACTGAAGAACCAAATGAGAACTTTCTGTCAACTGTCAAAGTCGAAAAGGACTTGAAAACTGAAACATTTATATCGCCTTCTGATGCCATTAGTCATAAGGCGGAAATCCCATCGATGGAGAAGACTATCATTCAACCAATCTTTGAGGCAAAGGAGCTGGAACTGTCCTTATCACATGATCCATCCTTCAGTTTGCCTTCTAATTCCCTGGTGATTAGTCAGTTGAAGACAAGTTCTGCTGTCAAAGCAATGAAGGAACAAAGTAGCTTTCATGGCATTGAAAATACTTCAAGAAAGCTGACTAGTGAATCCTGTATTGGAAACAGGCAGTCTGAAGATGAATCCGCTATAGGCCTTCATCTTGGATTATCTGTAGGCGCTTTTTTGTCTG TTGATGACATAAAGAATGATGGAATTGGAGATCAAGTCGCTGAAGATGTCCAACGGCAAATCCCTTCAGAAAAATCTTTGGCAAAAG ATGCTAATGAGAATGCTACCATGGTTGGTGTAAAGAGAAAGTCTATTTATTGCAG TGAGCACGAGTCTACTAGTATTGATGGAAATCCCAAACCAAAGATTGTGACTGAAGTttctagaaagaaaattaaagctGAAGGGCGGATTGAGGAGGTGCCTACAGAGGAGAACGGCGATGCTTCTGTGCTGGCTAATTCTAAGAGCTGCCCAAACCCAATAGTAGTTCCCAAAGATGAAAGGTTGAAACATCATCAAGATGAGGATGATTTTGCTTCTGATATAATGAGCATAGTTCAAGGGACAAACCATAGACTTTCCAAGGAGATTGCATGCCCAAATCCTCCCGATAAATCATTGATAGAGCGAGAAAACACAGCTGGCTTGCGAGTCAAAAAGATAATGAGGAGAGCTTCTGAAGACAAGGAGTCATCCATGGCAGTTCAAAAACTAAGGAGAGAAATCAGAGAAGCTGTCCGTGAAAAATCTGCGAAAGATTTTGGGGAAAGCCTTTTTGATCCAAAGCTTCTTGCTGCTTTTAGGGCTGCTGTAGCAGGACCTAAAACTGAACCTGTTAAGAAGTTGGCACCTTCAGCTGTAAAGTCCAAGAAGTCAATGCTACAGAAGGGAAAAGTGCGGGAAAATCTAACAAAGAAAATTTATGGAACATCCAGTGGAAGACGAAAACGTGCATGGGATAGGGACTGtgaagttgagttttggaagcATCGCTGCATGAGAGCTACAAAGCCTGAAAAGATTGAGACTTTGAAGTCAGTTCTTGGCCTCCTAAGAAAGAGTGCGGATGACTCAGATCAGGGGTTTGAATCACAGGCCACAAATTCAATTCTTTCCAGGTTGTATTTAGCTGATACATCTGTATTCCCTAGAAAGGATAACCTCAAGCCTCTTTCAGCTCTTAAAGCTGTTGGTAATTCAGAGCAGAATAAAGAACAGCCCACTTCTGCAGACACCTGTTCAAAGGCATCTCCTGATGGTAGTACTAAATGCACAGAATCAAACAAAATTGTGTCAAAGGCCGGGGTTTCTTCATTTGGAATTAGAGAAAGTAAGAATAATCCCCCAATTTCAAAGAGCGATGTTGCTTCTGCTCCTGGTAAAGTAACTTTAAGCACACGCCCAGCAGGGTCATCCATTTCTGCACTATGTGATTCTAAAGGTAGTAGTACTCAGAAGCAGCAGCTGGTTAAATCTGACGGTGTAAAGAGTGACAAAAGAAAATGGGCCCTGGAGGTCCTTGCTAGGAAAGCAGCTGTAGCAAGCATGAACACCAGCAATGAATTACAGGAAGACAATGCAGTGCTTAGGGGAAATTATCCCTTACTA GCTCAATTACCAGCCGAAATGAGACCAGTACTGGCACCTAGTCACCATAATAAAATCCCCTTACCCGTGAGGCAG ACACAACTTCACCGACTCACCGAGTACTTCTTGAGGAAAGCAAATTTGCCTGTTATTCGCAGAACTGCAGAAACAGAATTCGCAGTTGCAGATGCAATTAATATTGAAAAAGAGGTTGCCGATAGGTCAAACAGCAAAATAGTATACCTGAATTTATGTTCCCAGGAGATGTTGCATCATTCAGATAACAGCAAGTCCAGTAGAGCCACAGAAGCTTATACTTCACCCTCAGCAGAGGCTCCCATCAAAGAATCGGACCAAGCTACCAATCAAATATCAACTGATCCTGTAATCTTAGATGCACTGAGAAGTGCAGGCCTTGTGTCTGATTCTCCTCCAAATAGTCCACAATCAGAGAAGGAAGTCCTCAATAAAAATGATCCCTCAATAAGGGAGGAAGGGCCAGATGATGTATTTGATATGGATTCTTGTCCAGAACTGGATATTTATGGGGATTTTGAGTATGATTTGGATGATGAAGACTACATTGGTGCCAGTACAACAAAAGTCTCTAAGCTACCACCAGAAGAAGGTGCTTCAAAaatgaaagtggttttctctaCTCTGAACTCTGAAAAGTTGAATAGTGGTACAGATATTGACGATCATGGAAAACCAGGGAATTTTGAAGCACCAAAGGACTCTACCCTGCCCCAGAACCATAGTGATGCGGGCATCAGCTCTACCACGGAGGGTGAGACTGACAATTCTTGTGTTCCTTCAGAACCCTTTTCAAGTGAAAACGGTGAAGAACTTTCAGTTGTAGAATGTGAAGAGTTATATGGCCCAGACAAAGAACCCCTCATTAAAAAATTTCCAGAAGTGGCATCAAGAAAGATATATGGACAGGTTAATGCAGTCACCAAAAACAAAGATCctgtagaaaatgaaaataacatgTCAAATAAGGTGGTAAATGCAAAGAACATGTTTGTTGCAACTGTTGGTCCCAACTCTTCTGGTGGGGAACATTCACCCAACCAATTTCAAACGGGGGAAAATGTCGAAATCAAGGAGAAGAAATCTAGCACCGAGACTAGCAAGCGGCCTGATAGCTTCAATCATGTATTCAAGAAG GTGGAAGCCTACATCAAAGAACACATCAGGCCACTGTGCAAAAGTGGCGTGATAACGACGGAACAATATAGGTGGGCAGTGACAAGAACTACAGATAAAGTTATGAGATACCACTGCAAAGCCAAGAATGCAAATTTTCTCGTCAAGGAAGGAGAGAAGGTGAAGAAACTGGCAGAGCAGTATGTTGAGGCAGCCcagcaaaaggaaaaaagtgaTTCTTTGTAA
- the LOC122289495 gene encoding GDSL esterase/lipase 7, protein MALNLVVSLVSILISSIFPQPRAFQHPHDLFGLPPNSANFISSSSSPTSSTSIPLTPSISAPPLAPALFVIGDSSVDCGTNNFLGTLARADRLPYGRDFDTHRPTGRFCNGRIPVDYLALRLGLPFVPSYLGQSGSVEDMIHGVNYASAGAGIIFSSGSELGLHISFTQQIQQFTDTYQQFVLSMGEHGANDLISNSVFYISIGINDYIHYYLRNVSNVQNLFLPWSFNHFIASTIKLQIKNLYTMNVRKVVVMGLAPIGCAPHYLWEYRSENGECVEEINDMVREFNFVMRYMIEELGEELPDSKIIFCDLLEGSMDIIKNHRLYGFNVTADACCGLGEYGGWIMCISSEMACSDASNHIWWDQFHPTEAVNAILADNIWNGLHTKMCYPMNLEEMVVSKEKGSNP, encoded by the exons ATGGCCCTCAATCTCGTTGTTTCTCTCGTCTCCATCCTCATATCCTCCATTTTCCCACAACCAAGAGCGTTCCAACACCCTCATGATTTGTTCGGCCTCCCGCCGAACTCCGCCAACTTCATCAGCTCTTCAAGTTCACCCacttcatccacttcaattCCTCTTACCCCTTCAATAAGCGCCCCTCCTCTGGCCCCTGCATTATTTGTCATTGGAGACTCCTCCGTCGACTGTGGCACCAACAATTTCCTCGGCACGCTTGCACGTGCTGACCGGCTCCCTTACGGTCGAGACTTCGACACGCACCGCCCAACTGGACGGTTCTGTAATGGAAGAATCCCAGTTGATTATCTTG CTTTGCGTCTTGGACTTCCCTTTGTACCAAGTTATCTTGGGCAGTCTGGAAGCGTGGAAGACATGATCCATGGAGTGAATTATGCATCTGCTGGTGCTGGGATTATATTCTCAAGTGGTTCGGAATTG GGTCTACACATCTCGTTCACCCAGCAAATTCAGCAGTTTACAGACACCTATCAGCAGTTTGTATTAAGTATGGGCGAGCATGGTGCAAATGATCTCATCTCGAATTCCGTGTTCTACATTTCTATTGGAATCAATGACTACATACACTACTATCTCCGTAATGTATCCAATGTGCAAAACCTCTTCCTGCCGTGGAGTTTCAACCACTTCATAGCATCTACAATAAAGCTGCAAATCAAG AACCTGTACACCATGAATGTCAGGAAAGTGGTGGTCATGGGGCTGGCACCTATTGGTTGTGCTCCTCACTACTTGTGGGAGTACAGAAGTGAGAATGGAGAGTGCGTTGAAGAGATAAACGACATGGTTAGGGAGTTCAACTTTGTCATGAGATACATGATCGAGGAGCTCGGTGAAGAGCTTCCTGATTCCAAAATCATATTCTGTGATTTGCTTGAAGGCTCCATGGACATAATAAAGAATCATCGACTCTATG GTTTCAATGTCACTGCTGATGCTTGCTGTGGGTTGGGTGAGTATGGGGGTTGGATCATGTGCATATCATCAGAGATGGCTTGCAGTGATGCTTCCAATCATATATGGTGGGACCAGTTCCACCCAACTGAGGCAGTGAATGCCATACTTGCAGACAACATCTGGAATGGCCTGCACACAAAAATGTGCTATCCCATGAACTTGGAGGAAATGGTTGTTTCTAAGGAAAAAGGATCCAATCCATAA
- the LOC122289496 gene encoding phosphatidylinositol 4-kinase gamma 2-like has translation MSIADIALSPIRQELVNAAGHFQSRSGPCSGESIIIFLTVAGSVIPMHVLESDSITSVKLRIQKCKGFVVKKQKLVYAGRELARNDTRIKDYGVTGGDVLHLVLRLFDLLLITVRTICGKEFEFQVDRYRNVWYLKQRIEKEKGKGFVNLEDQELFFNGEKLDDQVRIDDICNDNDAVIHLVVQKSAKVRAKHIEKDVEISVVAATTSEEKESDDRVGEDKQPGHLQVVTREPPGIDFWLEPIVVNPKAELPTFIWDMINSSFAGLEKGNRPVRSSEGTGGAYFMQDSLGQEYVSVFKPIDEEPMAVHNPRGLPVSSNGEGLKRGTKVGEGALREVAAYILDHPRSGPRSLSGETMGFAGVPPTTMVRCLHKGFNHPEGFECTSKNVKIGSLQLFMKNDGSCEDIGPGAFPVDEVHKISVLDIRLANTDRHAGNILFRKGEEGNNVLIPIDHGYCLPENFEDCTFDWLYWPQSRKPYSPDTIEYINSLDAEQDIELLKFYGWNIPHQCARTLRISTMLLKKGVERGLTPFAIGSIMCRETVTKESEIEEIVREAMDSLLPGMSEAAFFKAVSEIMDSHLDKLAE, from the exons ATGTCTATTGCCGACATTGCTTTGAGTCCGATTCGCCAAGAGCTGGTGAATGCTGCCGGGCATTTTCAAAGCCGATCAGGACCTTGCTCTGGCGAATCAATCATAATTTTCCTCACTGTCGCCGGCTCTGTGATTCCCATGCATGTGTTGGAGTCCGATTCGATAACGTCAGTGAAACTTAGAATTCAGAAATGTAAAGGGTTTGTAGTGAAGAAGCAGAAGCTAGTTTATGCAGGCAGGGAGTTGGCCCGGAACGACACTCGCATCAAGGACTATGGTGTCACCGGTGGTGATGTTCTGCATTTGGTTCTAAGGCTCTTTGATCTCCTACTCATCACTGTTAGGACCATTTGTGGGAAGGAGTTTGAGTTTCAAGTCGATAGGTATCGAAATGTCTGGTATCTCAAGCAACGTATTGAGAAGGAGAAGGGGAAAGGTTTCGTTAATCTCGAGGATCAAGAACTTTTCTTCAACGGGGAGAAGCTCGACGACCAGGTACGCATTGATGATATATGCAACGACAACGATGCAGTGATTCATTTGGTGGTTCAGAAATCTGCAAAAGTCAGAGCCAAGCATATCGAAAAGGATGTGGAAATTTCGGTTGTAGCAGCAACTACTAGTGAGGAGAAGGAGAGCGATGACAGAGTTGGAGAAGATAAGCAGCCGGGGCATCTTCAAGTTGTAACGAGGGAGCCACCAGGTATTGATTTCTGGTTGGAACCGATCGTTGTTAATCCCAAAGCAGAATTGCCCACATTTATTTGGGATATGATTAACTCTTCATTTGCTGGTCTGGAGAAAGGCAATCGACCAGTGAGGTCCTCTGAAGGCACCGGAGGAGCTTATTTCATGCAGGATTCATTGGGTCAGGAGTATGTTTCTGTTTTTAAGCCCATTGATGAGGAGCCCATGGCAGTACACAATCCCAGGGGACTACCTGTATCATCAAATGGTGAAGGATTGAAGAGGGGAACAAAGGTAGGAGAAGGAGCATTGAGGGAAGTTGCAGCATATATATTGGATCATCCGAGAAGTGGACCTCGCTCGCTATCAGGTGAAACGATGGGATTTGCCGGTGTGCCCCCTACAACCATGGTTCGCTGCTTGCACAAAGGATTTAACCATCCGGAAGGGTTTGAATGTACATCAAAGAATGTTAAGATTGGCTCGTTGCAGTTGTTCATGAAGAATGATGGAAGTTGTGAGGACATTGGTCCCGGCGCTTTCCCGGTGGATGAGGTACATAAGATCAGTGTGCTTGATATTAGATTGGCGAATACTGATAGGCATGCTGGGAACATATTGTTCCGCAAAGGGGAGGAGGGAAACAATGTGCTCATTCCAATTGATCACGGATACTGCCTGCCTGAGAAT TTTGAAGACTGCACGTTTGATTGGCTTTACTGGCCACAATCTCGCAAGCCATACTCTCCCGACACCATTGAGTACATAAATTCACTAGATGCTGAGCAAGATATAGAACTACTGAAATTTTATGGATGGAATATTCCGCATCAGTGTGCCCGCACACTTCGTATATCCACCATGCTTCTGAAGAAAGGAGTGGAGAGAGGTCTCACCCCCTTTGCCATTGGAAGCATCATGTGCAGAGAAACTGTGACAAAGGAATCTGAGATAGAGGAGATTGTTCGTGAAGCAATGGATTCCTTGCTCCCTGGCATGAGT